A genomic segment from Ptychodera flava strain L36383 chromosome 8, AS_Pfla_20210202, whole genome shotgun sequence encodes:
- the LOC139137973 gene encoding death-associated protein kinase 1-like — protein MGWIRTDFPVMKWDSYLQKVQKLKPFIYEEPVKKITRFLHYVGEILYIEGTLTQSGDIIVLDPQWLCTRVIGPMLAPEIFVQYSKRLEKKTMYTRNDIEVVFKDFADIDSLIGLLQELELLFEVTINTAAGTDISYIIPGLLENEIPEDQWKQDLTKKIYYGRRFQCRNETDSFSPGLFPRLQTRLERHFRDLENPTQGIWKNGIKICCNVEGLIYMTKGWRAIHLCVRAEREEEIGECYKMLESVTDDVYDVINTCCPGTNIDVHILSVNSLKNHRDPENVSYYSMSQIIEAERKNIKVFDERENKVEETSSLLCVGCDPTILRSLGYQSDVKWMLGDTLKKFSIIMDKRRSFGGDYRMMADLMGFEHAEVAGWEETAFPKSITQHILSEWSKRWADRKRGGEKLPDNDCFYQSNFINLTRILRNKDCNVDIAREEIQRMFNKL, from the exons ATGGGATGGATTCGTACCGACTTCCCAGTCATGAAATGGGATTCATATCTTCAGAAGGTGCAAAAGTTGAAACCCTTCATCTATGAAGAGCCAGTAAAGAAAATCACAAGATTCCTGCACTATGTAGGCGAG ATTCTTTACATCGAGGGTACCTTAACGCAAAGTGGTGATATAATTGTACTCGACCCTCAATGGCTATGTACACGGGTAATTGGCCCGATGCTGGCCCCCGAGATATTCGTGCAGTACTCAAAAAGGCTGGAAAAGAAGACCATGTATACAAGAAATGACATTGAGGTCGTTTTCAAAGACTTTGCTGATATTGACTCATTGATAGGCCTTCTTCAAGAACTTGAACTTCTATTTGAGGTTACCATCAACACAGCTGCAGGTACAGACATCAGCTATATAATCCCTGGTTTGCTAGAAAACGAGATACCGGAAGATCAGTGGAAACAAGATCTAACAAAGAAGATCTACTATGGAAGAAGGTTCCAATGTAGGAATGAGACAGATAGTTTCTCCCCAGGATTATTTCCACGACTTCAAACCAGGCTGGAGAGGCACTTCAGGGATTTAGAAAACCCCACCCAAGGCATTTGGAAAAATGGCATTAAAATTTGTTGTAATGTAGAGGGTTTGATTTACATGACCAAAGGATGGAGAGCTATCCATCTCTGTGTACGGGCagagagagaagaagaaattggaGAATGCTACAAAATGCTTGAATCGGTTACCGATGACGTATACGATGTCATAAATACCTGTTGCCCTGGCACCAATATCGACGTCCATATTCTGAGTGTAAATTCTCTGAAAAATCACCGCGACCCTGAAAACGTCAGCTACTACAGTATGAGTCAAATCATAGAAGCGGAACGTAAGAACATAAAAGTGTTCgatgaaagagaaaataaagtagAAGAAACGAGTAGCTTACTTTGCGTCGGTTGTGATCCTACAATTCTTCGAAGCCTTGGATACCAAAGTGATGTTAAATGGATGCTTGGAGATACACTGAAGAAGTTTTCAATCATAATGGATAAAAGGAGGAGTTTCGGAGGAGACTACAGAATGATGGCAGACCTAATGGGTTTCGAACATGCCGAAGTTGCAGGCTGGGAAGAGACAGCCTTTCCAAAATCGATTACTCAACATATCTTATCAGAATGGTCAAAGCGGTGGGCGGACAGAAAACGAGGTGGCGAGAAATTACCTGACAATGATTGCTTTTATCAGAGCAATTTTATAAACTTGACTAGAATTCTACGCAATAAAGATTGTAACGTAGACATCGCGAGGGAAGAAATACAGAGAATGTTCAACAAACTCTAG